The Ornithinimicrobium faecis region CTCCATGGCGTCACCGCCGTCGTCGGTGACGGTCCCGGTGAGGGTGCCTCCGCGGGGCCCGGCCTCGAGCAGCGCCAGGGCGTCGAGGCGTCCCTCGCCATAGACGTTGTTGTTCTCTGGCGTGCCGCCGCACTGGTCGTCGGGGGTGTCGATTGCGGTGCCGTCGAGCAGGTCGCGGGTGGCCTGGACGTCACCGATCAGGGCGGGGGAGCCCGCCCACAACAGCGCGATCGCACCGGAGACGTGCGGTGCAGCCATGGAGGTGCCGGAGCCGATGACATAGCCCCCACCGGGGAAGGAGGAGCGCACCTCAACGCCGGGGGCGCTGATGTCGGGCTTGATGGTGCCGTCCTGGCCGGGTCCGCGGGAGGAGAACTCGCCCACCACGTTGTCCACGTCGTGCGCGCCGACGGAATAGCTCAGGGTGCGGCTGCCGGGGCTGCCGCTGGTCTCGCACTCGGGGCCGGCGTTCCCGTTGGACCAGACGGCAAAGATGCCGGCGTCCATCCACGCCTGCTGGAGGTCCTCCATGAACGGGTCGTTGGAGGGCAGCGTGCTGCCCCAGGAGTTGTTGATGATGTGTGGCCTCTTGCTGGGGTCCGGGTCCTGCCCGTTCACCCTGGTGGGAGCGAGCATCCACTCCGCCGAGCCGATCAGCGCAGAGTCGTTGGGGCAGCAACCGTTGGCGGCGATCCAGGTGGCACCGGGCGCCACACCGATGTGGTCGTCGCCGTCGGCGCCGAGCATGCTGCCCATTGTGTGGGTGCCGTGTCCGTCGGTGTCGCAGGGCGTGTCTCCGCAGGAGTTCGTGGCGTCGAACCAGTTGTAGTCGTTGTCGACGGTGCCGTCGGTCTGGTGGCCGCGATACTGCTGCGTGAGGGCCGGGTGGGTGTAGTCCACGCCGGTGTCGATGTTGGCGATTGTGATGCCGTCGCCCGTGACGCCGAACTCGTCCCAGACGTCGTCGGCGTTGATGTTGGCCACGCCCCACTCGATCTGGGCTGCAGCGGCCTCCGCCGCCACCTCCTGGGTGACGGGGTCAGGCTCGGTGTAGCTCGTGGGAGCAATGATCGACTCGACAGCAGGCACCGCGGCCAGTTCGGTCGCCAGCTCAGCAGTGCCCTCGTTGACGAAGAGCGAGTTGACCAGCCAGTGGGCTTCATAGTCCACGCCCCGCTCATCGAGCAGGTCGCGGATCGGGCGCTGGGCCTCCTCGGCGCTGTCGCGCAGGGTCTCGTAGACGAACGCACCTCGCTCGTCCCAGTCGGCGATCTCCTGCGCCGCGCTGGTGTCCGGCGCGTCGCCCAGTCTCACCCAGTAGCCGGTGGTCTCATCCTCGACCAGAGCCTGTGTGACGGCGTCCGCGATCTTGGCCTCGGTCGTGGGGGCCTCGCTGGCGGGGGCTTCGGGGTCAGGTGGTGGGGCAGCCGTTGCCGTCGGTGCGGTGACGAGGAGACTCGCAACAAGGGCGATCAGCGCCCAGAACGTGGCGAGACCTCGGATGGACAATGGACTCCTGCTGGACATCAAGAACCTGACTCCTGGGGTTGAGCACGCACAGTGGCTGCCCCCCTTGGGCGCCACGTCGATGCAAAGGAGTTGGGGCGCGGTGCCGCCAACCTGGTGAACACTCGCACCCGGTCGGTGACGGGTCAATAGAATCTGGTGGCGAGTTCCTGGCAGGTGTCGGGAAACTGACACCTCGACGATGAGTGGTGGGAGGCCAGCAGTGTTGGAGCCGATCGGACTGTCTGCCGCGGAGGAAGCGGTCTATGACGCACTCGTGCGCCGGGTGGAGGCCAACACCGCTGAGCTGACTCAGGACGCTGGCGTGTCAACGGTGGCAACCCGCAAGGCGCTGCGGACGTTGGAGGAACTGGGGTTGGCGACCCGTGGCGGAGGGCGCCCAGTGCGTTTCCTGGCTGCGCCCCCGGACACGGCCATCGAGACGCTGCTGCGGGATCGTGAGGACGGGATCCGCTCGGTGCGCCAGCAGGTCCACTCGCTGATGGACAGTTATCGCGCTGGCACCAGGTTCACCTCGCCGACCGAGCTGATCGAGGTGATTGTCGGTCGACAGGAGTTGGCGCAGCGGTGGGAGCAGATGCAGCGCGGTGCCCTCACACAGGTGCGTGGCTTTGACGCTCCGCCCTACTCCGCGGTGCGCGGGCAGCGGGAGAGTAACCCGGTTGAGTTGGATCTGCTGGAGCGGGGAGTGGACTATCGGGTCGTCTATGCCAAGGAAGCCACGGAGCTGCCCGGGTGGCTGGACGATGTGATGTTGGGGATGCGTCAGGGCGAGCAGTCCCGGATCTCCCTGCACGTGCCGCTGAAGCTGGCGATCGCGGATGACCGGATGGCGATCCTCCCGCTGCTGCGCACCGGCGATGACGCTGTCACGGCGTCCTATCTGATCCACCCCTCGCCGCTCCTGGACGCCCTCGCCGCCTTGTTCGAGTCCGTCTGGGAGCGCGCGGTCCCCGTTCGGGAAGCCGTGCGTGGAGCGACGGACGCAGAGGACGCCCTGTCGCCCGACGAGGCCGAGTTGCTCACCCTGTTGGCCGCTGGCCTCACCGACACCGCTGTCGCCCGCGCGAAACAGTGGAGCGAGCGCACCGTGCAGCGACATGTCCAGCGGATGATGGCGCGCCTCGGCGTGCAAACTCGCTTCCAGATCGCTCTGGAGGCCAGTCGGCGCGGGTGGATCTGACGCGCGCTGTTGCTGACCTCGCGAAGTGGACCTTGCGTTCGACGCCCGGTGAGCGAAAAATCAAGGTCGCAATCGCGAGGTCAGTCTTCTGAGCGCGGGGGCGGGGGGAACTGCTGTGTGCGGTCCGTGTCGTCGCCGTCCTGCTGCTCTGCGTGCTCGCCCTGCCCTGAGGTCTCGCCCTCGGTGGGCTGGGGGGAGCCGTGGTCGCCGTCAGTGGTCTGCGCTGATGACTCCGGAGCCGGGGACGATTCGCCGGGCGTCCATGCCGTGGCGCCCGTGCCGGGGGTGCCCTGACCCTGCGGGGTGAAAGCCTGCGTGGCGTCCTGCCCCGTCGTGTCCTGACCCGTCGTGTCCTGCCCGAAGGGCTGGCGCTGGGCCTCGTGGCTCGGCCCGGACTGGTCGGAGCCATAGGGCTGCTGACCCTCGGGCGCCTTGCCCTCAGGTGCGGGCTGGCCCTGATCGCCCTGGCTCTGCTGCCCATATCCAGGGTGCTGGCGCTCACCGTAGGGGTAGGCCTGACTCTGATCGTGCTGTCCGTAATTCTGCGCGTAACCCTGAGTCTGGTCCGTTCCATAGGGCTGCTGACCGTAAGGCTGCTGGTTGGTGCTCTGGTCCTGGCCATAGGGCTGCTGACCGTAGGGCTGCTGGTTGGCGCTCTGGTCCTGACCGTAGCCCTGGCCCTGCTGGCCGTAGGGCTGCTGCTCGTGGGACTGCTGGCCCTGCTGCTCGCCGTAGCCGCCAGCGGGGGGATAACCCTGGCCCTGTCCGTAGGCCTGATTCTGGTCCTGGCCGTAGGACGGCTGGCCGTAGCCCTGGCTCTGCTGGCCGTAGGGCTGCTGCTCGTGGGACTGCTGGCCCTGCTGCTGCTCGCCGTAGCCGCCAGCGGGCGGGTAGGCCTGGGTCTGGTCTGCCCCATAGCCCTGACCCTGCTGACCCTGACCCTGCGGGTAACCCTGGCTCTGGCTGCTGTCGCCCTGTCCCGGCTGGGCGTAGGGCGACTGCTCGCCGTAGCCGCCCGAGGGCGGGTAGGCCTGAGTCTGGTCCTGCGGTGCGTAGCCACCCTGCTGGTCCTGCGGCGCGTAGCCGCCCTGCTGCGCATACCCATCCTGCGGGGCATAGCCGCCCTGCTGGTCCTGCTGCGCGTAGCCATCCTGCGGTGCGTAGCCACCCTGCTGGTCTCCACCGGGGCCATAGCCAGCCGGCGGGTAGCCCTGCTGGTAGCCACCCTGCTGCGACGGGTAGCCGCCGCCGACGGGGACGTCGGTGTGCGAGCTGTAGTTATAGGAACCCGACGCGGCGGCCGCCTTGGGGGTCTTGCGACGGGTCAGGAGCGCGCCCAGACCCAGCAGGATCGCCGCGGCGAGGAGACCGGCACCGATGTAGAGGCCGAGCTCGCCGATGATGCCGGGCGCCGTGGTGCGGGCGGCGTTGGGGCCGACAAAGACCGCTTCCTCGGTGCCCTGGCAGGAGATGGCATAGCTGCCGGCCTCGAGGTCGCTCGGGGTGCGGGCGATCTCAAAGAACTCACGGTCCCCGACGTCGACGGAATAGGTGGAGGTCGGACGCTCCATCGTGGCGTCACCGGCCTCACACACCACGTCGGCGCGCACGTCGTCCTCGGCCCACAGCGACATCCCGGAGTCGGGGATCCGCACCGACTGGCCCGCGTTGATGCCGGTCATGTTGGGCGTGGCGGTGCTGAGCATGCCGAACAGCCCGAGACCGACCAGGACCAGGCCCGCGACTCCCAGCAGGGCCGCGAGGGCTCCGAGTGCCTTGGACGGGCCGCCTGACTTCTTCTCCCCATTAGCCATGGTGCGGAATCTATCGCACGGGGAGCGCCGGTTCGAAGTGGCGCCAGCCAAGAGCACCGGGTCGCAGAGCACCGGGTCACAGAGCACGCCGGTCACAGAGCATGGCGGGTCGAAGGGGCAGGCCATCCGTTCGACGTGTGCTGGCGGTCGATCCGATGGCAGGATGGCGCAGGAAGCGTCGCGTGCGAGGTGCGGCCGAGACGACAGGAGTTGCCGTGGGTCTGTTTGGGATCGGTTCGGACAAGGAGCCCGAGGCTGCCGAGGCAGTGGCTGAGGCTGGCATCGGAGCGAAGTCGGCCAACGCCATCGTGGGCAAACTGATGGACATCGGCATCGACGGGCTCGGACCACTCGACTCCGTGACCGAGGTGGTCGCGGCCGCGATGGGGGAGAAGAAGGGCGACACCGAGAAGGCCATCACCGACATCGTCCGGTCCCACATCAAGCTGGGGGCTGCTGGCGGTTTCCTCACCGGCATCGGCGGCTTCGTCACGATGGTCGCCTCGATGCCGGCCAACATCGCCGGCTTCTATGTGCTGGCCACCCGCATGGTCGGCAGCATCGCCTCGATCCGCGGCTATGACCTCAACAAGCCCGAGGTGCGCACCGCCGTGCTGCTGACCCTGGTCGGCGCCGACAGCCAGGATCTGCTCGCCAAGGCCGGTGTCGCCGGCGGCGGCAAGCTGGCGTCGGTCGCGATGCAGCGCCTGCCCAAGGCGGCCGTCATGGTCATCAACAAGGGCGTGGGCTTCAAGCTGGCCACCCAGCTGGGCAGCAAGTCACTCAGCCGCCTGGGGCGGTTCGTCCCGGTCATCGGTGGTGGGATCGGCGCCGGCATCGACGGGTTCCTGATGAACCGGATCGCCGACCACGCCCGCGAGGAGTTCCCGGTCAGGGCCCTGACTGCCCCCTGATCCACGGTTGCACCCAGGGGGTCCCGGAGCGACCGGGTCGTCCACAGATCCTGGTGGACCGTGGTCGTCGGCGCCGTGAGTCGGGAGCGTGGGGGCCATGAGCACCTCACCGATCCGAGTCCGCGGCGTCGAAGAACTGATCGCCACCGTGCCCCTGCACCTGATGTATCAGCCCGAGGACAGCCTGGTGCTCGCCCTGCTGGGGCCGCCAGAGAGCCAGCCCGACTCGACCAGGCCCGCCGGCAACCTGCTGCTGATGGCCCGCATCGACCTGCCGCACGACCTCGGCTCCTTCGAGGCCGTGCTCATGCAGGTCGCCCGGATCCTGCACCACCACCAACCTGCCGTGCTCGAGATCCTCGCCTACGAGGACGACGCTGACGCCACCAAGGTGCTGCGAGCGGTCACGCGCGAGTGCCTGGAGTCGGACGTGGGTGTCGACCACGTGATCCGGGTGCGCAACGGCCGCTGGCAGGAGCTCAGGCCCGACGGCACGGCATCCGTATGGTGCGTGGTCCCCTCCGTCGACCGGGTCCCCTGCGCCGCTGATCTGGTCCTGGCGGGGGCGCACATCGGCCCCAGCCGCGCGGAGCTGGCAGAGCGGATCCACGGCGGTCAGACCGAGCGCAAGCTCCAGCTGTTGGCCGAGATGGAGGACTATCTGGATCGGTTCCTGCAGGCCGTGCCACCCAAGATCAGCACGCCCGAGGTGGCTCGCCTGCGGGCCCGCTTCATCGAGCGCGGGGCCCTCGCGTGGCGCCGGATCCTGGACACCACCCCCGGCGGGCCCGAGGTGGCCGACCTCCCACCCGCGGTCCTCGCGCACGCGATGGTGATGCTGTGGCACCGCGAGTTCCGCGACGGGGTGATCACCTGGGTGGCGCCCGGGGCGATGGGGCCGGGCCTGCTGCCTCGTGAGATCTGTGAGGCGCTCGTGCGCCACCTCGAGCTGGCGCGGACGGGCAACCGGCGCCTGCTGGACCGGCTGATCGCCCTGTGCGCCCTGGTGCCCGACGAGTTCGCGCCGCCCGTGCTGACGGTCACGGGGCAGGGCGCGTGGGCACTGAACAGCGGCACGGTGGCCAACCTGGCCGTCGAGCGGGCACTGGAGCTGGATCCCGACTACTACCTGGCCCAGCTGACCGACCTGCTGCTGCACAACGCGGTCCCACCGCCACCGGGACCCTTCGCGCCGGCCGCTCCCTCATCCGCCGCCTGACCTGCGGCGTGAGGCGCCAGGGGAGGTGCTGGGCGTGTAACCTCCATGCTTGAGGCAAGCAGCACCCTGACGAAAGAGGGATGACATGACGATCATCGTTGGATACGTGCCCACCAAGGAGGGCCGCGCGGCGCTGCGCCGTGCCGCCCAGGAGGCGTCCCTGCGCCACCTGAAGTTGATCGTGGTCAACTCCCACCGTGGTGGCCGTGACTTCGATGCCAAGGAGGCCCAGCGCTTCGAGACCGAGTTGTCTCGCGTGCAGGACCAGCTCGACGCCGAGGGCATCGAGCACGAGGTGCGTGCCCTGGTGCGCGGCAACGAGCCCAGCGAGGACCTGATCGCCGTCGCCGAGGAGACCTCGGCCGACTTCATCGTGATCGGCCTGCGGCGCCGCACCCCGGTCGGCAAGCTGATCCTGGGCTCCAACGCCCAGCGCATCCTGCTCGACGCCTCCTGCCCGGTGCTCGCCGTGAAGGCCGACGACTCCGAGGACTGATCTCCACAGCTGTTGTGCCCGAATCTGTTGTGCCCGAATGGGTGCAACAGAATTGGGGCTATCGCGGGCGCCACCTGCGGCCCTAGACTCACGGACGAGGCTCTTCCCCCGTGACGTAGGAAGCAGTTGTGCATGAGCAAGCCCGCCATCCTGACGGTCGATGACGACCCGATGGTCTCCGCCGCGATCACCCGCGACCTGCGTGAACGCTACGGCGGTGACTACCGGGTGCTCGGCGTGACCTCTGGGGCCGAGGGGCTGGCGGCCCTGGACCGACTCGCGCTGCGCGACCAGACCACCGCGCTGATCGTCACCGACCAGCGGATGCCGGTGATGGCCGGCATCGAGTTCCTGGAGGCGGCCCGCCCGCAGGCACAGACGGCCAAGCAACTGCTGCTGACCGCCTATGCCGACACCGATGCCGCGATCCGCGCGATCAACGACATCGGCCTGGATCACTACCTCCTCAAGCCGTGGGACCCACCCGACGAGCGCCTCTACCCGGTCGTCGACGACCTGCTCGAGGACTGGCGACGGGCGCACCCAACCGACACCTCCGGCATACGGGTGGTGGGGCATCGCTGGTCCGAGCGGGCCCACGCGACCAAGACCTTCCTGGCCCGCAACCACGTCCCCTATCGGTGGATCGACATCGAGGAGGGAGAGGAGGGGGAGCGGCTGCGCGAGGCGGCCGGTGCCGGCGTCGAGGAGTTGCCACTGGTCCTCATCCCGGACGGCGCGACCCTGAGCTGCCCCTCGAGCGTGGAGCTGGCCGGGGCGCTGGGCCTGCGGACCCGCGCCGAGCAACCGCTGTATGACGTGGCGATCGTTGGTGGTGGACCCGCCGGTCTGGCGTCGGCCGTCTATGCGGCGTCGGAGGGGCTGTCGACGGTGATCGTCGAGCGCGAGGCTCCCGGTGGGCAGGCGGGACAGAGCGCCTCGATCGAGAACTACCTGGGGTTCCCACGCGGACTCAGCGGCTCGGACCTGACGCAGCGTGCCGTCGCCCAGGTCATCCGGTTCGGCGCCGAGATGGTGGTGGCCCGCGACGTCGTGGGGCTCGAGGCGCGGGGGCCGGTGCGGGCCGTGCTGCTCGACGGCGAGGGAGAGATCGAGGCCCGGTCGGTGATCGTCACCACGGGCGTGTCCTATCGGCGGCTCGGCGCCGCGGACATCGACGAGTTCACCGGGCGCGGTGTCTATTACGGCGCCACCGCGAGCGAGGCGGTCCAAGTGGCCGGTGACGAGGTCTATCTCATCGGCGCCGCCAACTCAGCCGGTCAGGCCGCGCTCAACCTCGCTCGACACGCCGCCCACGTCACCCTCCTGGTGCGCGGGCCCGACCTGGCGGCCTCGATGTCGCAGTATCTGGTCGACCGCATCAACGCGGCCGAGAACATCACCGTGCGCCACCGCACCGAGGTGATCGCCGGTCGCGGCGACGGACACCTGGAGGCCCTCACGCTGCGCGACCGGGACTCCGGTGCCACGCAAGAGGTCGCCACGAGTTGGCTGTTCGTCTATATCGGGGCCGACCCGCACACCGACTGGCTGGGTGACCTGGTCTCGCGGGACGACAAGGGCTTCGTGCTCACCGGCCCCGAGATGCTGCGGGTCACGAACGGATCTTGGTTGGGGCCGCGCGTCCCCTTTGCCCTCGAGACCAGCATCCCGGGCGTCTTCGCCGCTGGGGACGTGCGGCTGGACTCGATGAAGCGCGTCGCCTCCGCCGTCGGCGAGGGTGCCATGGCGGTGCACTTCGTCCACCGTTATCTCGCCACGACCTGAGGAGCCCCCGTGGATGCCACCGATCTGCAACCGATCGAGCTCTTCGACGGTCTGGGCGACGAGCAGCTCAAGGAACTCCTCGCCGCGGGGCGGGAGGTGCCCTTCGGCCCGGGGGAGTTGTTGTTTGCCGAGGGCGACCATGCCGACTCCTGGTGGGTCCTGATCGACGGCGTCGTCGAGCTGGTGCGACGCACCGAGCGGGACGACATGGTCGTTGGTCGGATGGACGTCCCGGGCCGGTGGGCCGGCGGCTATCGTGCCTGGGTCGAGACCGGGGTCTATCTCGCCAGTGCCCGCGGTCTGGAGCCCGGGCGGATGCTGGAGGTGCCGGCGACGGCACTGCGTGACCTGGCGGCCACCTGGTTCCCGTTCGGCAGCCACCTGATCAAGGGCATCTATGGCATGGCGCTCTATGTCGAGTCCACCGCCCGGCAGCGCGACGCCCTGGCCACCCTGGGCAAACTGGCTGCGGGTCTGGCCCACGAGATCAACAACCCGGCGGCCGCTGCCACCCGGGCCACGGCGGCGCTCGGAGCAGCCGACGACAAGCTGTTCGCGTCACTGCACGAGCTCGCCGCGCACGGGATCACCGCCGAGCAGTTCACGGCCCTGGACGGGTTGCGCCGCGACCTGGCCGCGCGTCCGGCCCCGGCCTATGGCGACGTCGCCGACCTCGAGGAGGCCCTGGCCGAGCGGCTGGAGGCCCAGGGGGTGGACCGCAGCTGGGTGATGGCCCCGGTCCTGGCCGCGGCCAACGCCGACGAGCAGTGGTGTCAGGGCCTGGCGCAGGTCGTCGACGAGCGCTCGTTGCAAGCTGGCCTGGACTGGGTCGTCAGCAGCCTGCAGGGCACCGTGCTGCGCGCCGAGATCACCGAGTCGACCCGGCGCATCTCGGAGTTGGTGGCCGCGGTCCGGTCCTACTCCCAGCTCGACCGCGCAGCCCTGCAGCAGCTGGACGTCGCCGAGGGCATCGAGAGCACCCTGCTGGTGCTGGGGCACCGGTTGCGGGAGGGGTCCGTGAC contains the following coding sequences:
- a CDS encoding helix-turn-helix domain-containing protein, which codes for MLEPIGLSAAEEAVYDALVRRVEANTAELTQDAGVSTVATRKALRTLEELGLATRGGGRPVRFLAAPPDTAIETLLRDREDGIRSVRQQVHSLMDSYRAGTRFTSPTELIEVIVGRQELAQRWEQMQRGALTQVRGFDAPPYSAVRGQRESNPVELDLLERGVDYRVVYAKEATELPGWLDDVMLGMRQGEQSRISLHVPLKLAIADDRMAILPLLRTGDDAVTASYLIHPSPLLDALAALFESVWERAVPVREAVRGATDAEDALSPDEAELLTLLAAGLTDTAVARAKQWSERTVQRHVQRMMARLGVQTRFQIALEASRRGWI
- a CDS encoding EcsC family protein yields the protein MGLFGIGSDKEPEAAEAVAEAGIGAKSANAIVGKLMDIGIDGLGPLDSVTEVVAAAMGEKKGDTEKAITDIVRSHIKLGAAGGFLTGIGGFVTMVASMPANIAGFYVLATRMVGSIASIRGYDLNKPEVRTAVLLTLVGADSQDLLAKAGVAGGGKLASVAMQRLPKAAVMVINKGVGFKLATQLGSKSLSRLGRFVPVIGGGIGAGIDGFLMNRIADHAREEFPVRALTAP
- a CDS encoding DUF4192 domain-containing protein yields the protein MSTSPIRVRGVEELIATVPLHLMYQPEDSLVLALLGPPESQPDSTRPAGNLLLMARIDLPHDLGSFEAVLMQVARILHHHQPAVLEILAYEDDADATKVLRAVTRECLESDVGVDHVIRVRNGRWQELRPDGTASVWCVVPSVDRVPCAADLVLAGAHIGPSRAELAERIHGGQTERKLQLLAEMEDYLDRFLQAVPPKISTPEVARLRARFIERGALAWRRILDTTPGGPEVADLPPAVLAHAMVMLWHREFRDGVITWVAPGAMGPGLLPREICEALVRHLELARTGNRRLLDRLIALCALVPDEFAPPVLTVTGQGAWALNSGTVANLAVERALELDPDYYLAQLTDLLLHNAVPPPPGPFAPAAPSSAA
- a CDS encoding universal stress protein encodes the protein MTIIVGYVPTKEGRAALRRAAQEASLRHLKLIVVNSHRGGRDFDAKEAQRFETELSRVQDQLDAEGIEHEVRALVRGNEPSEDLIAVAEETSADFIVIGLRRRTPVGKLILGSNAQRILLDASCPVLAVKADDSED
- a CDS encoding FAD-dependent oxidoreductase, encoding MSKPAILTVDDDPMVSAAITRDLRERYGGDYRVLGVTSGAEGLAALDRLALRDQTTALIVTDQRMPVMAGIEFLEAARPQAQTAKQLLLTAYADTDAAIRAINDIGLDHYLLKPWDPPDERLYPVVDDLLEDWRRAHPTDTSGIRVVGHRWSERAHATKTFLARNHVPYRWIDIEEGEEGERLREAAGAGVEELPLVLIPDGATLSCPSSVELAGALGLRTRAEQPLYDVAIVGGGPAGLASAVYAASEGLSTVIVEREAPGGQAGQSASIENYLGFPRGLSGSDLTQRAVAQVIRFGAEMVVARDVVGLEARGPVRAVLLDGEGEIEARSVIVTTGVSYRRLGAADIDEFTGRGVYYGATASEAVQVAGDEVYLIGAANSAGQAALNLARHAAHVTLLVRGPDLAASMSQYLVDRINAAENITVRHRTEVIAGRGDGHLEALTLRDRDSGATQEVATSWLFVYIGADPHTDWLGDLVSRDDKGFVLTGPEMLRVTNGSWLGPRVPFALETSIPGVFAAGDVRLDSMKRVASAVGEGAMAVHFVHRYLATT
- a CDS encoding ATP-binding protein is translated as MDATDLQPIELFDGLGDEQLKELLAAGREVPFGPGELLFAEGDHADSWWVLIDGVVELVRRTERDDMVVGRMDVPGRWAGGYRAWVETGVYLASARGLEPGRMLEVPATALRDLAATWFPFGSHLIKGIYGMALYVESTARQRDALATLGKLAAGLAHEINNPAAAATRATAALGAADDKLFASLHELAAHGITAEQFTALDGLRRDLAARPAPAYGDVADLEEALAERLEAQGVDRSWVMAPVLAAANADEQWCQGLAQVVDERSLQAGLDWVVSSLQGTVLRAEITESTRRISELVAAVRSYSQLDRAALQQLDVAEGIESTLLVLGHRLREGSVTVVRDYGATPRIEGYAGELNQVWTNIIDNAVDAMAGEGTLRISTRAGDDGGVVVEIADTGPGLPPDVAARAFEAFYTTKAVGQGTGLGLDIAQRIVRERHGGTIEIESVPGDTVLRVRLLAAPPG